ttttttcaAACCGTTGAATAATGCAGTATGCAAGTTAGTTTTGAATCTGTTAGTTTTaagttttggttttttttgggtttttttagagTCGAATTTCTGgataggttttttttttgttctttcgaATCTGTTAGTTTTAAtgccatttgtttttttttggactttaagttttaagtttcaAGTTTTAATATACTGCATGTTTGAAGTTTTTGGATTGTTTTAAGTTTTTGGGTTTTAAGCTATGGTCAAATTTTTTGggttgttttaaattttaatacacTGCATGTTAGtgttttaagtttgttttttttggggttttttttattaaatattgcTACTGCatgttatttttatgttaaataatCTATGTTTTTCGGGTTTTTGTTTGGCttaattttatgtttaataATGCATGTAagtttctttgttattttttgggttttttttatgttaaataatGCTACTAATTTGACTTGAATTGCTGCTTATTTTGTTTGggttttttgttatattttgttaaatacTACATGTTAACTCTCAATTGTTGCTTATTTTGTATGCATGTTAATTTATGTTAAATAGTTATGTAGGTTATTTTATGTTAAAATGAATGCATGTTAATTctgaaattagttttttttttttactttgtgtAGTGTAAATTTCATATAGACAAAATGGCAAATAGCCCAAACaagaattttttgatttttttgggttATATGGACAATGTTTCACCTAGTGACTATGGTTATCAACAACCTAGTTACTATGGCAACGTCAACCCCCCACCATACCAACAACCAAACCCACCACCATTCCAACAACCGTACCAAAAACCATACCAACAATCCTTCTCAAGTCTCTTAAATCAACACACTGATCTTTCCCTAAATACTCCAAATACTATCCCTACTAGCATGGTTATGACCCCTCCCAAATGAACTATCCTAGGGCATCTTCTCAGTTGCCTGCCCATCTGCCCCTCCATCATAATATGGATCCAGTGATGACAACCCAAATGGATCCTGTTGCTCCTACCCAACAACCTCAGTTTTTTGTTGAGGAAGTTGACGATGATGGAGGGGATGACAATGAAGTAGAAGAGCACACTTCCGGCGGGCCGGATCCTCATTGTCCGCTTGAAGAATCTCCCTGAATGCCTACTCAAACGCCCCAACACGCTTCTTAGGATATTCCTGGGGACAGTAGGCCATTACTACCATGTCTCCCGCTAAAAAAACAGTAAGTTAACTTTATTAACGAAAAtgaattagttaaaaaaaatcgaATTTACATATTAATCGTAGTTTTTTTAGATTTGATGCTTCAGCGGAGTCAAACACTAGAAGAGGCGTCTGTTCCAAAATTGGAAAGACGTTTAAGCTGTCTCTAGATCCTAGTGACACTTCTTGGAAAAAGGTGCCAGAGGTcagttaaaaaattttattgggACGAATTTAAGGTATATGTTAGTTACATTCAATCAATTTAAATGGAGTTAGATATAATACgtaaaattaattatactttttttgtattttaatataaaattagaaatgcTACAAGTGGCATTCTAGCATTGACAAGGATGTCTACAAAGCATGGTACGCTCGATATTCGGTACTGGGATACAATGAACAAACTTAGAACCAAAGAGAGAGAGCTTTCGTCTCAACGAGAGAAGGAACGAGCCGAAAGGGAGAGTCAGGGCTTGGAGATAGAGGAACATGAACTCTTTTGCTCTGACTTCACCCCACCGGAGTTCTGAAACGCCTTGAAGAGTTACTCTGATATGCAGGAGTTTAAGGCCAAAAGCTCTCGCGGGAAGAGTAACAGGCGCAAAGGGGATCATGgaggtaaataaaaataaaaaatcgtcTTCTTTTCCCGGGTATTATGGTTTGGAGTCAGCCAATGAATACTACTATCCTAATCTGTTTGAGAACCGTTTCACCCCTCAAGAGGAGCGTTACTCAAGATGAAATAAGAGCACATCTGTAACACCCCTAAATTTCCGACCCATCTCTCCGAAATTCAGCGTCATATGCATGAATTTCGCGTATTCATGCAAGCTCAACTCAACGAGAACAACCCTACTCGAGAACATATAAGAGAAATGCGGGAGCGCTTACAAGCCCTCGAAGAAACTCACAGCCAATTACAGAATGCATTATATGGGGAAAGCAGTAATGCAGGCCGTGGTTCGGGAGTAGGTAGTCATCAAGGTTGGGGTGGTGATATGGGTAGTAGCCCAGGTGGATCGAGAGGGTCCCGGGGATCGCATAATAGCCGCGGTGGTGGTAGTCGCTCTAGTCGAGGTGGttatttttaatctttgtattttaacatttttttgtaaataTGTACAcatttatttatgaaattttgtattataatttaaatattttatgtaaataattttttttgtattataaatattaatgtaaataattttgttatatattaatgtaaatattatttttattcctcattttgtatatatattatttttatgtattatttataaaaaaattaaatatttgttattattatttaataataatggtaatatatactattattatttaataataatatcaaatattcattttttttatagccTCAGATAAAGCTATGCGACATAATAGGCGACACATTTTTTGTTTTGTCGCATAGCTAAGCGATATAATAGgcgataaaaaaaaattatgcgaCAAAAATTTAGTTCGTCGCCTAAAGCCTTATGAGACAAAATAAACGACAAAAATGCTTTGTCGCATTTTCCTTTTCTATTTGCTGTGTCAGATTTGCTTGAAGCCgacaatatttttgaattttaatttctattcgCTATTCATTGTCTTTAAATTTATGTAAAAGTAAACGAAAATCACGCACTGAAATGAAAGGAATGTGTAGCTATTTAATTTTAGAACCATTAGGAAAAAATTCTTTAATGTTGACATCCGTACTTCTATATTTACGATTTATATTCCTTCTGTTTTTGATGGTATTGATCTTTAgagtttttatttctttttgttcaATTGGAGTAATATTCATCTTATCACTTTTGTTGTATTCTTTGACTATAtttctatattttaatatttttttcactttttaagGTATGTTTATAATGGCAGTATATAAGATAAGAGTCTAAGAAAAAAGCCCTAAAATACACAAAAAAGTTTCCAATTATTATAGatcattttttatattattatttgtgtattaaaaaatataatgttaatgttaatTCTTAatgaaaataagataattaatgtttattctttcttttttatatagtaatatgaAGCAAAACACCGAACTCagagaagagaagaagaagttgtttttATTCAGATtttaaaagaaagagaaaaattaaaattgttcaaaagaTATACAACACTATATATAATGATAGAAAAGAGCTAAGCTGTCACGTGGGAGCTGTAGAAGAACTCTTTGAGGATGAGTCATTATCAATATCTCCAATACCCCCCTCAAACTTGGGTTGGTTGTAGAATCAGCCATTCCAAGTTGGGTAAGCAAAGAATTAAAATGTGGAGATGGTAATGCCTTGGTGAATAAATCAGCTAGTTGTGATGTAGTAGGCAAATAAGTGAGCTGCAGAAGTCCTTCCAAAACTTTGTCACGAGTGAAATGACAATCGATCTCGATATGTTTGGTTCGCTCGTGAATTACTGGATTTTTAGCTATGTGAATGGCCGATTGATTGTCACAATGTAACGTTACCGGGGTGAGATTAGTAACACCCAATTCTTCTAATAAACGGACAAGCCAAGTGACCTCACTTGCTGCTGCTGCCATGGCGCGATATTCAGATTCAGAGGAAGACTTAGACACCACtgattgtttcttgcttttccAAGAGATGGGGGAAGTGCCTAGTTGTACTAAATAGCCTGTAATGGACCTTCTACTGTTGGGACAAAAAGCCCAATCAGCATCAGAGAAAGCTTGAAGAGTTAAACGAGTATTCCCATTTAAAAGAATACCCTGACCAACTGTCCCTGCTACATATCGCAACACATGATGAAGGGCTTCCAGATGTGGAGTTCGAGGAGCATGAAGGAACTGACTGAGAGTTTGAACCGCATAAGAGAGATCTGGTCTGGTATTAGTCAAAAAATTCAGCTTACCAACCAAAGACCGATAAGTACTAGGATCATCACACAAGTCTCCCTGATCAAGGTGAAGTTTGAGATTGATTGGGAGAGGAGCTGGGGCTGGATGGCGAAGATCCATTTGTGAATCTTGCAACAGTTCCTTGGTGAATTTCTTTTGAGTAAGAACTAGACCATCAGAAACATGAGCAACTTCCATGCCAAGGAAGAAACTAAGACAACCCAAATCCTTGATACTAAAACATTTATCCAAATGATGTTTGAGAGCACAAATCTCTTCTGAATTGGTACCGGTTaatataatatcatcaacataaactgctGCCAAAGTGATATGCACTCCTTCTCTTTTTATGAAAAGGGAGTAATCTGATTTGGACTGAAGAAAACCTTGAGTGGAGAGAACGTAGGTTAACTTGGCATACCACTGCCTTGAGGCTTGTTTAAGACCGTAAAGAGATTTCTTGAGCCTGCAAACCTTATTAGGAGCTGCAGAAGAGCCAGGAGGGAGTTTCATATATACTTCTTCATGGAGGTCCCCATGGAGGAAAGCGTTATTCACATCTAACTGAAACAAAGGCCATTTGTGGTGAGCTGCAAGAGCCAAGATACATCTAATAGTAGACATTTTAACCACAGGAGAGAAAGTTTCTTCAAAATCAATACCATACTTTTGTGTGTACCCCTGAGCAACCAATCGTGCCTTGTACCTTTCTAAAGTCCCATCAGCCTTCAATTTGACCTTGAAAACCCATTTGCAACCTATAGCTTTCTTGTGTGGAGGCAAATCTACTATATCCTAGGTGCTATTGGTTTCAAGAGCAACAAGTTCTTTCTGCATTGCTGCCACCCATGAAGGATCCTTAGAAGCCTCAGTATAAGAACGTGGTTCAGAAATAGAGAGAACTTTGGAAAGAAGGTTGTGATGTGAGAGAGGCAAGGATGTGAAAGAAACAAGATTGCACCAATGTTTCTGGGCTGTGTAGGTCTGGTAATCAGAAAGATATGAAGGAGGTTTGGAGAGTCTAGTAGAATGTCTGACTGGTGGAGGAGGAGGTGAAGAAGAAACTGGTGAATTTAAAGAATTTAAAGGGGAATATGGGGTAGTGACATATAAAGACGAAAGGTCTATGAGAAGTTCATCAGAAGGAGAAGAAACATTTGCAGGGGAAGAATCTAAAGAAGATGGTGAAACAGGACTATCATTAAGTTGGAAAGCATCTGGCAGAATGAAATCTGAGAAAGGAATAGAAATAGTGGACTGTGGTATGTAAAAATTAGAAGCATATGTAGAAGCTGGTTGTTCAGAGTAATGAAAAGGAAAGTGCATTTCATGGAAAAGAACATCCCTAGAAACAAGGATTTTATTTGTAGATAGATCTAGGACCTTATAGCCCTTTTGTGTGGGTGGATAACCAAGAAAAACGCATGGTGTTGATCTGGGGTCAAACTTGGATCTGTGTATGGGTGAAGTCAAAACATAGCATAGGCAACCAAAAGGTCGAAGATGTGATAGATCAGGAGCAGAATTGTGTAACCTCTCATATGGTGTCTTATTAAACAGAGGTTTAAGTGGCATTCGATTAATCAAGTATGTAGCACAAAGAAGGGCCTCCCCCCAATATTGCAATGGTAATTTTGCTTGGAAAAATAAGGATCTGGCTGTGGCTATCAGGTGTCTATGTTTTCTTTCAACTACCCCATTTTGCTGCGGTGTATTGGTACAACTAGTCTCATGTACAATTCCGTTGTTACGATATACTTGCTTAATGTCACCTTCACACAGTTCCTTTGCATTATCTGATCTAATAACAAGGACTTTGGTAGAAAAATGCAATTCAACATACAAGAGAAACTACTTAATAACAGAAACCACATCAGATTTATACTTTATTAAATGTGTCCATGTGGCTCGagtaaaatcatcaactatagtaACAAATTGGTTACATCCTGAATGTGTGGTGACCTTGTGAGGTCCCCAAATGTCAATGTGCAAAAGCTGAAATGGTTTTACAGTTTTTATACTACTCTGAGGGAATGGCAACCGATGTTGTTTAGCTAGAGGGCATATATGACAAAAACTAGTAGCTATACAAGAAGAAATATCACAATCAGGAACTAAATGCTTTATTTGCGTAAAAGGTAAGTGGCCTAATCTTAAATGCCAAAGTTGAGCAGAAGGATTTGAAGTAGAGGTGGAAGCTAAGAAAGCTGTAGAAGATGCTGGAAAGGTAGCACGATATAATCCTTCTTGTAATCTACCAAGAAGAATTGGTGGCTCTGTCAATGATTTCCCCTGAAGAAAGCATTGATTGTGATTAAAAGAAATTGTGCATTTAAGATCAGAACAGAGGCGATGCACAGATAACAGATTGAAATGAAACAAAGGAGCATGTAACACATTATGCAAAAccaaattattttgtaatttaacaGAGCCTATGTGTGAAATAGGAATGTGTTTCCCATTAGCAATAGTAATTTTAGCATTTAGATCAGTAATAGGTTTATAGGTATCAAACATAGCCAAATCAGTGCATATGTGATCGGTTACTCCACTATCCAAAAGCCAATCATGAGTAGAACAGGATAAGAAACACATAATACCTGTCATATGCGCTTGAGAAGTAGAAGTTTTAGAAAGAACACTGGGGGTTGAAGTAGCCATAGAAGAGACTTGTGAAAGAGAAGATTGTTTGTTCAGTAATTCAACCAGATAGTTATATTGATTTGTAGAGATGGAAGGAGAAGCCTCAGAGTGAGAAAAAGTATAAGGCCTCTCAGAACCAGTACTTTCTGCAAGAGATTGTGAGTCAGAGTAAGTAGAAGAATAGGCAGCAATTTTCTTATCTTTGAAGCCTTTAAAATCCGGAGGATATCCATGAACCTTGAAACAACGTTCATAACTATGGCCAGGCACTTTGCAGTGAGTGCAAAAATAGGAAGAAACATTCCTTTTTGAGCCATTATTCTTGCCTTGAAACCTAGTATTGGTCTGAAGGGCAGTAGTCTTCGGAGCATTAGAATAGAATGCCAAAGAATTAACTGTAGAAGGTTGATGAAACTGAGCTAGATTCTTGTGTTCTTCCTCTTGAGAGAACAAGCGATAGGCATCAGAAACATTTGGTAAAGGACGCATCATCAAGATATTACCTCGAACCGAAGAGAATTGATCATGCAACTTCATGATGAATTGAATAAGCCTATGCTCTTGTTGTTGTTTGAGAATGCGTTGTGTCAAATTACAGGTGCATTTATTACAGATGCAGACAGGAGTCGGATCAATTGCCTGCATCTCATCCCAAAAACCTCGAATTTTCGTGTAAAACTCAGCAACAGACAGATTACCTTGAGTAATTTCAGCGATTTGTTGTTCCAACGAGAACAATTGCGTTCCAGTCGTATGACCAAAACGATCATCAAGATCCTTCCAAATTGCAGCAGCATCTTGAAGATATAAAACACTCTTTGAGATAGTCGGCTCAAGATTGAAAAGAAGCCAGGAGACAATTAGATCATTGCATCTTTCCCAAGCAGAGAAGGTTTTATCATCAGGTGAAGGTCGAGGAACAGCACCAGTAACAAATTTCAGTTTGTTACGAGCCGAAAGTGCAACAAGCATAGATCGCTTCCAATCAGAGTAACCTTTACCATTGAATTTAGTTGAGACTAGTTGTTGTGAAGTCTGATCAGTTGCATGAATGTAGAAAATACTAGAAGGATCTTGATTGAGAGAAAAAGATTGCGAAGAAACTTCAGAAGACATGATGGAATCAGATTAAAGAAGATtgaatcagaaaaaaaaaacgagAAAGAATTTGTAATTTGGAGAAAAGAATTGCAAAATAGGAGAAAAGGTGAAAGAGAAGGAGTGAACGAAGAAGAAACGCGGGTCAAAAGATttgtggctctgataccatgaagcaAAACATCGAACTCagagaagagaagaagaagttgtttttATTCAGATtttaaaagaaagagaaaaattaaaattgttcaaaagaTATACAACACTATATATAATGATAGAAAAGAGCTAAGCTGTCACGTGGGAGCTGTAAAAGAACTCTTTGAGGATGAGTCATTATCAATATCTCCAATATAATAAAAGTCAATGTGCAAGAATTATATGTGACCAAATGATTAAGATGATAATTAAAGACTTATAATATGTTACGTGGTGTAACAAAAAGAGAAATGGTTTATAGCTTACAAGCAATAAGCATACCAGTGAAGATGCTCTCTTAAATAAGGATCACTTGGTCCAGGCACATCTGGGTCTGTCAAAACCTGCAAATCAAAACAATATCATGAATTCAGCAGTATGATCAATTTATTAACATTACCATgcatgatgcatctactaaattacttataacaaattaaattgtaCAACACTAAGATTTAGAAAATCTTAATTATACTTAATTTACTCCCATAATTACGTTTTACTTTTCATAATAATTTCTATAAGCATCATATTCAAGTACAGATTACATTAGTAAATTTGACTATAACTATCGACTAAATAATTTTAGAAGGCATGAAGAATTTGTGCTCGCAAATGTCTACGCCATGGTTCGAGTCATTTAATTTGATCAAAACCCTatttattatactccctccgttactttttgtttgtccattttactttttgcatgcattttaaagcaaattttgaGCTTCAATATCCCGAAGtacaaatcataaaaaattgtaaaaattatataataaaattctttaatttgcttcaagacgaatctaacaaaattccacatgaatatattttttctttaatatatacttcaaaaatcaaatttaaatttctctctcttaaagtgaaaaaacttaaaatgggCAAACAAAAAGGAATGTAGGAAGTATTGATTTATGTAAATAATTAAACCACCAAAGAATAGAAGCCAGgattttttaattcaataatttaGACTAGAGAATCTCTACAgacaaaaaaatgtatgtggtgagAATTAAACCCGAACTGTCATAATAATGAAAGGAAAAGCTATGAACCACATGCATAACCTATGACGATTAGCAAAGTTGGTTGGTATTCGCACGGCCTATTTTATACTACTATTTTGTATTCGCCCAGGCATAGACGGATAAAAACGTACCAAAGTGAAGAAAGTGCGCAAATCAGCACCATTGATCTCAACACGAGGCTTGAAGGAAACAGCAGAAGGAAGAAGCTCAGAACCATTAAAAAGCTGCTTAGTGAGAAAATTGACAAACATTTGTACAGATGGGGTGAATGGATCTATCACATCTCCTATTATCCGACCTACTATTAAGGGCTCTATTAACCTAATTGCCATTTCAGAGCTACCTACACAATGAAcaatataatcaaaaaaaatagtcGTCTATCTTTCAAGTATATTTTTGCATAGGGCAAGGAAGCTTACAGCACTTTTATACTGTTATGAGATACCCATTTACTCATATTATATCTTATCTTAttctattttttgtttttattagtaCAACTACTACATACTAGCTACTATATTACACATGTGATTTGCACGTGTGTTTCCTAACAGTAACTAGGTATGAaatttatgataataataaggAAAAGTGTAGAAAatatctaataaatttttttttaaaaagtacataataaaaaaaaatttgtcaaaaaatacctaaaagAATTTgttcttttccaaagagtactAAGTAAAGTTTTCCTTCTGTTGACCGTCAAATTTAACGGTTGACtagtcaaaatcgaaaattcttcttcctcatcttcaatttcttttccaattcaatTTTCTCACTATCTTTTTCCTCTGCTATTTTCtcaaaattgaaatcaaattggAAAAGAAACTGAAGATGAGGAAGACGAATTTTCGAATTTGACCAGTCAATCGTTATATTTGACGGTGAACTAAAAGAAAacgttacttggtactctttggaaaaaaaaaatttattaagtattttttgataaaactttttttattaggtacattctgaaaaaaaaaattattagatacGTTCtgatatttttctcaaataataaTATGTTTTTAACTAGGGCTGATTCTTTGTTAAAAATAGTTTAATGGTAAAAAACCGTGATCTCATATTGGTAATTTAGTGAAAATAGCTgactaattaatatataattaagtttGATGGACCACTTTTTCTATATGTATTATTATATGATTTTaggaaaaaatatcattaaatttAAGTAGTTCTTTTTTATGTTGTTTATCCATGCGAGATTGCGAGTCCATAACCTTTTAAATGCTTTTTTAGCTCCTTTAAATTCATGTGAGCCCACTTATCATCAACTCAATTGCATATTGCTAGTTGAGTTCTTCCTCAATTGTTTGTATAAAATTAACATTCCATTTGTAAGCTGGTTGGTTGATAGAgtgtataatatttttttttaagcctCAACTATTAATTTTAAACTGCATTGTTAGTTGGTTTTATTTTTCACTTGACGTCGAAAATTTAATTAAGTGGCAAATTTGAATCTCATCAACTccatattttcaatttaaagcACTACTCTCTTGTAAAAAAGTGTGacaaagtatataatatattctgaaattgattaataatatatttcagcttaaacttttagttgaataATGAGTTAAATACCAAATAATAAGCtaagtaataactaataaggaGTCAAGTTAAGCATGTTTTCAACATTAGAAGGAAGAA
The sequence above is drawn from the Amaranthus tricolor cultivar Red isolate AtriRed21 chromosome 5, ASM2621246v1, whole genome shotgun sequence genome and encodes:
- the LOC130813658 gene encoding protein TERMINAL FLOWER 1-like is translated as MAIRLIEPLIVGRIIGDVIDPFTPSVQMFVNFLTKQLFNGSELLPSAVSFKPRVEINGADLRTFFTLVLTDPDVPGPSDPYLREHLHWYAYCL